A part of Magnetospirillum sp. ME-1 genomic DNA contains:
- a CDS encoding cadherin-like domain-containing protein, which translates to MGEDTASVSGKLNVSDADHDQSTFQATSQTVGEGTFTMGADGQWTFAVNHDAVQGLAEGETLTKEFKVHSADGTEQTVSVTIGGSNDAAVISGAVDLGDTTEDRSITFTAQQLLGNASDIDGDTLSVSGLSATNGTITQNADGTYTFTPNADFHGEVDLTYTISDGNGGTTQGTASFDVASVNDGPTTADVTLASGAEDRSVTIKASDLLGNAHDVDGDTLSVSGLSATNGTITDNHDGTFTFTPSHDFNGNVELSYTISDGQGGSVAGSAHFDVAAVADSPVLSASNITVDLGAGQAQTLNGTGGNDTLSGGSGNDVVNGAAGNDVLYGDGTGTVTVPLNIGDRLSDTDGSESLGSVTIGGLPAGATLSAGTQNADGTWTLTPAQLTGLSVTTTEGSNLHLSVTATSTEASNGSTASTTTSFDISFSGTAAGNDTLDGGAGNDTLFGGAGNDTLSGGTGSDLLEGGDGNDVLNYSADSSWSGGFVSQNVGDTVHGGTNETYAIAGDNLSQDVFRGGAGTDTLVMGAGNDAVFLDDGYSASPTGGARLDGIESINAGDGNDVVDLTSNRYSYGDVTIDGGSGNDVLLGNAGNDMIIGGTGNDVLYGASGNDTLLGGDGADTLDGGWGADTIDAGAGNDLGIIKGGQSAGDNYDGGTGTDTLRIDLSGSQYTAAVRAELQQFQSFIADPAHAGQSFHFNTLGVDAKNWESLKLTVDGREVALENAPTVTSASAVSTDEDHSGAGRVVGTDQDVGDSVRYHLMDASGNQVDSLTTAHGTVTINSATGEYTFTPNADAQALRAGDVQTDSFKVVATDGTMTSAPSTVGVTITGSNDGAVITGATTGSVGEDGNGRATGTLSVADVDAGQAHVQAGTVQTDQGTFTIGENGQWTFQVNSANADVQALGAGETMTKTFAVASADGTATQNVTVTITGSNDGPTVSGAVNLGHSAEDNSVTFTKAQLLANAHDTDAHDSLSVTSLSSNHGTIVDNGNGTYTFTPTENYSGHVDVTYTVSDGHGGTVTGSAGLDVDAVADRASVSVAIGAPVETPNGSFTVTNLDSTASAGYHNTYGYYVMDDNGNPTSGGVIWSDVHASPSASVTVNGVDPDRVGFFLIPDGGSQNPGLANGAALTFSKDSAGNWQASDSAGHVLNGAGTKVLFDKSALNSDRLVHSEDTSAVSGNQNWEDLNGGGDRDYNDVNMNVSWNAAAPTATHPLTVSANFPDMDGSEGHSVKISGLPSGSTLYQNGVALVAGADGSYSINPSQMTGLSVKTPAGFNGDLTVNVTAVSTDGTSVASSSASATVHDDLSNHGPEAGDPTSVSGAMNATLSGTVGVSDADGDHLSYAVGTGTSGPQHGTVVVNTDGTFTYTPTGNYSGTDTFKITVSDGHGGTTTETVNVSVLNGAPTLTTANAATANDHSAVTGHVGAVDPNAGDTVSYSLVDSAGNHVSSLVTDHGTVTINASTGDYTFTPNAANASLGVGKSVTDSFKVVATDNHGADSNVGTVNVTVTGSNDGPVVSSVTGGTGNESVTSAATVVTGKINASDVDTGDSLSYSVVSGGTHNGTLSVAADGTYTFTATDKNWHGTDNFTVQVSDGKGGTVSQTVAITVNAQADAATITAQNVSAAAQSGSTITASGGYAQGGSGSDIINGSSAGDVLYGDDPSGDTAVTVNLSISATAVSGESVASITLSNLPGGAVLNHGVQNADGSWTLTPADLTGLTLTSNNGIGGTVDVAVTTQDGTSTAVTNSSFNVSFSGGFNDTLTGGAGADTMYGGAGNDVFKVTGATESAGDIYDGGSGIDTVLGSSGNDVINVTSNLGNMRSIEVIDGGAGTDTLLAGSGNDYLDFSNTTIRNVEVIDTGAGNDIIIGSAGADTIMTGSGNDTVVAVGGTTAGDVYDGGTGTDTLNVDLSPAQYTQAVRTELMSFASFVADAANAGKPFIFQSLGGLKVTNFEQLQVTVDGNDVDLNHPPQVTSVETNYTAGHADGTVHAVDSDGDTMSYSFGTNANGSPITSMTTAHGTVTIDASTGEYHFTATDSNYKGTDQFSVTVKDGMGGTTTQKVTLDFNPGDDATVVTGPTNLGAGTEDTQVFIKSSDLLANSTDVDNTLHVANLSGVDSHGNTVGSFVHAVDADGNDGWAFTPNANFAGDVTVNYDVVTDTGIATHTSGSLHVDAVADAATFSASIGANGASVAHLGNDSKQVNLYVNDTSSGTAGFNIYLGGTNLGYFSVNRSYSADKAISLTLTDDQHNQLLNGADIKVVDNDGYNTRDVLVDRIQVDGLTFQAENGILSGASTTTGGYGVSSETYVRLNNVGSSVTFDFDSSVTHTASGYHIDLTGHTNDTDGSETLSYHIDALPTGASLAYTGNEGTLVHNTDGSWDFNVDSSHYDGAVSLNLNVAQGTQGFDVHVSADTVEASNLDIASVDNTVHCDGAVGGGSSIPGITLVGNSGNDDIIGTNGNDLLLGGKGGATYRYSGGSHGGGGSNGGWSVTQADTNDVISAGAGDDVIYGDAKMVGGQVYVTGAGNDVLDGGSGNDQIHGGAGNDTIIGGTGDDVMWGDQGNDTFLFDFGFGHDVVDGGRGSSWTDTLDLTHDTQITSVNIEGVSGWAVSVDAEGHHVAQSVTGAKDAHGTVIVTNNDGSQDTIEFHNVEKITW; encoded by the coding sequence GTGGGCGAGGACACCGCGTCGGTGTCGGGCAAGCTGAACGTCTCCGACGCCGATCACGACCAGTCCACCTTCCAGGCCACCAGCCAGACGGTGGGTGAAGGCACCTTCACCATGGGCGCCGACGGCCAGTGGACCTTCGCGGTCAACCATGACGCGGTGCAGGGCCTGGCCGAGGGCGAGACCCTGACCAAGGAGTTCAAGGTCCATTCGGCGGACGGCACCGAGCAGACGGTTTCCGTCACCATCGGCGGCAGCAATGACGCGGCGGTGATCAGCGGTGCGGTGGATCTTGGCGATACCACCGAGGATCGCTCCATCACCTTCACGGCGCAGCAGTTGCTGGGCAATGCCTCCGACATCGATGGCGACACGCTGTCGGTGAGCGGGCTTTCGGCCACCAACGGCACCATCACCCAGAATGCCGACGGCACCTATACCTTCACGCCCAACGCCGATTTCCATGGGGAAGTGGATCTGACCTACACCATCAGCGATGGTAATGGCGGCACGACCCAGGGCACGGCCAGCTTCGACGTGGCTTCGGTCAATGACGGCCCGACCACTGCTGACGTGACGCTGGCTTCGGGCGCCGAGGACCGCTCGGTGACCATCAAGGCCAGCGACCTGCTGGGCAACGCCCATGACGTGGACGGCGATACGCTTTCGGTGAGCGGCCTGTCGGCCACCAACGGCACCATCACCGACAATCATGACGGCACCTTCACCTTCACGCCGAGCCATGACTTCAACGGCAATGTGGAACTGTCCTACACCATCTCCGATGGCCAGGGCGGCAGCGTGGCCGGGTCGGCCCATTTCGACGTGGCGGCGGTGGCGGATTCGCCCGTCCTGTCGGCGTCGAACATCACTGTCGATCTTGGCGCCGGCCAGGCTCAGACCCTGAACGGCACCGGCGGCAACGACACCCTGAGCGGCGGTTCGGGCAATGACGTGGTCAACGGCGCGGCGGGTAACGACGTGCTGTACGGCGACGGCACCGGTACCGTGACGGTTCCGCTGAACATCGGCGACCGTCTGTCCGATACCGATGGTTCGGAATCGCTGGGCAGCGTCACCATCGGCGGCCTGCCGGCTGGTGCGACCCTGTCGGCCGGCACCCAGAATGCCGACGGCACCTGGACTCTGACTCCGGCGCAGCTGACGGGCCTCAGCGTCACCACCACCGAGGGCAGCAACCTGCATCTCAGCGTGACCGCGACCTCGACCGAGGCTTCCAACGGCTCGACGGCCAGCACCACCACCAGCTTCGACATCAGCTTCAGCGGCACCGCCGCCGGCAACGATACCCTGGACGGTGGCGCGGGCAACGACACCCTGTTCGGCGGCGCGGGCAACGACACCCTGTCGGGCGGCACGGGCTCGGATCTGCTGGAAGGCGGCGACGGCAACGATGTGCTGAACTACTCGGCCGACTCCTCGTGGAGCGGCGGTTTCGTGTCGCAGAACGTGGGTGATACGGTCCATGGCGGCACCAACGAGACCTACGCCATTGCCGGCGACAACCTCAGCCAGGACGTGTTCCGCGGCGGAGCCGGCACCGACACCCTGGTGATGGGCGCGGGCAACGACGCGGTGTTCCTGGATGACGGCTACAGCGCTTCGCCCACCGGCGGCGCGCGCCTGGACGGCATCGAGAGCATCAATGCCGGCGACGGCAACGACGTGGTCGACCTGACCTCCAACCGCTACTCCTACGGCGACGTCACCATTGACGGCGGCTCCGGCAACGACGTGCTGCTGGGCAATGCCGGCAACGACATGATCATCGGCGGTACGGGCAACGACGTGCTGTACGGCGCTTCGGGCAACGACACGCTTTTGGGCGGCGATGGCGCCGATACGCTGGATGGCGGCTGGGGCGCCGACACCATCGACGCCGGCGCCGGCAACGACCTTGGCATCATCAAGGGCGGCCAGTCGGCGGGCGATAATTACGACGGCGGCACCGGCACCGACACCCTGCGCATCGATCTCAGCGGCTCGCAGTACACCGCGGCGGTGCGCGCCGAACTGCAGCAGTTCCAGTCCTTCATCGCCGATCCTGCCCATGCCGGCCAGAGCTTCCACTTCAACACCCTTGGCGTCGATGCCAAGAATTGGGAAAGCCTGAAGCTGACGGTGGACGGGCGTGAGGTGGCGCTTGAGAACGCTCCCACGGTGACCAGTGCTTCGGCGGTCTCCACCGACGAGGATCACTCCGGCGCCGGCCGCGTGGTCGGCACCGATCAGGACGTGGGCGACAGCGTGCGCTACCACCTGATGGACGCCAGCGGCAACCAGGTGGACAGCCTGACCACCGCCCACGGTACGGTGACCATCAATTCCGCCACCGGCGAATACACCTTCACGCCCAATGCCGACGCGCAGGCTTTGCGGGCCGGCGATGTGCAGACCGACAGCTTCAAGGTTGTCGCCACCGACGGCACCATGACCAGTGCGCCCTCCACGGTGGGCGTCACCATCACCGGCTCCAATGACGGCGCGGTGATCACCGGCGCCACCACCGGTTCGGTGGGTGAGGACGGCAACGGCCGCGCCACCGGCACCCTGAGCGTCGCCGACGTGGATGCCGGCCAGGCCCATGTGCAGGCGGGTACGGTTCAGACCGACCAGGGCACCTTCACCATCGGCGAGAACGGCCAGTGGACCTTCCAGGTCAACTCGGCCAATGCCGACGTGCAGGCTCTGGGCGCCGGCGAGACCATGACCAAGACCTTCGCCGTGGCCTCGGCCGACGGCACCGCCACCCAGAACGTGACGGTGACCATCACCGGGTCCAACGACGGCCCGACGGTGAGCGGCGCGGTCAATCTCGGCCATTCCGCCGAGGACAATTCCGTCACCTTCACCAAGGCCCAGCTGCTGGCCAACGCCCATGACACGGATGCCCATGACAGCCTGTCGGTGACCAGCCTCAGCTCGAACCACGGCACCATCGTCGATAACGGCAACGGCACCTACACCTTCACGCCGACCGAGAACTACAGCGGCCATGTGGACGTCACCTACACGGTCAGCGACGGCCATGGCGGTACCGTCACCGGTTCGGCCGGACTGGACGTGGATGCGGTGGCCGATCGGGCCAGCGTGTCGGTGGCCATCGGCGCGCCGGTCGAGACGCCCAACGGCAGCTTCACCGTCACCAATCTGGACAGCACGGCTTCGGCCGGCTACCACAACACCTACGGCTATTACGTCATGGACGATAACGGCAACCCGACCTCGGGTGGCGTGATCTGGTCCGACGTGCATGCCTCGCCCAGCGCTTCGGTGACGGTCAACGGCGTCGACCCCGACCGGGTCGGCTTCTTCCTGATCCCCGATGGCGGCAGCCAGAACCCTGGCCTGGCCAACGGCGCGGCGCTGACCTTCTCGAAGGACTCGGCGGGTAACTGGCAGGCCAGCGACAGCGCCGGCCATGTACTCAACGGCGCCGGCACCAAGGTGCTGTTCGACAAGAGCGCGCTGAACTCCGACCGCCTGGTCCATTCCGAGGACACCAGCGCCGTTTCCGGCAACCAGAACTGGGAAGACCTGAACGGCGGCGGCGACCGCGACTACAACGACGTCAACATGAACGTGTCGTGGAATGCGGCCGCCCCCACCGCCACCCATCCGCTGACCGTGTCGGCCAATTTCCCCGACATGGACGGTTCGGAAGGGCACTCGGTCAAGATCTCGGGCCTGCCCTCGGGTTCGACCCTGTATCAGAACGGCGTGGCCCTGGTGGCGGGCGCCGATGGCTCGTACTCCATCAATCCCAGCCAGATGACCGGCCTGTCGGTGAAGACCCCGGCCGGCTTCAATGGCGATCTCACCGTCAACGTCACCGCGGTCAGCACCGACGGCACCAGCGTGGCCTCGTCTTCGGCTTCCGCCACGGTGCATGACGACCTGTCCAACCATGGGCCGGAGGCGGGCGATCCCACCTCGGTCTCTGGTGCCATGAACGCCACCCTGTCGGGCACGGTGGGCGTGTCCGACGCCGATGGCGACCACCTGTCCTACGCGGTGGGCACCGGCACCAGCGGGCCGCAGCACGGTACCGTGGTGGTCAACACCGACGGCACCTTCACCTACACGCCGACCGGCAATTACAGCGGCACGGATACCTTCAAGATCACGGTGTCCGATGGTCACGGCGGAACCACCACCGAGACCGTCAACGTCAGCGTGCTGAACGGCGCGCCGACCCTCACCACCGCCAATGCCGCCACCGCCAACGACCACAGCGCGGTCACCGGCCATGTCGGCGCGGTCGATCCCAATGCGGGTGACACCGTCAGCTACTCGCTGGTGGACTCCGCCGGCAACCATGTGAGCAGCCTGGTCACCGACCACGGCACCGTCACCATCAACGCCTCGACCGGTGACTACACCTTCACCCCCAACGCGGCCAATGCCAGCCTGGGCGTGGGCAAGTCGGTCACCGACAGCTTCAAGGTGGTGGCCACCGACAACCACGGCGCCGACTCCAATGTGGGGACGGTCAACGTCACGGTGACCGGCTCCAACGACGGACCGGTGGTGAGCAGTGTCACCGGCGGTACCGGCAACGAGAGCGTGACCAGCGCGGCCACCGTGGTGACCGGCAAGATCAACGCCTCCGACGTGGATACCGGCGACAGCCTCAGCTACTCGGTGGTGTCGGGCGGCACCCATAACGGCACCCTGTCCGTGGCGGCCGACGGCACCTACACCTTCACCGCCACCGACAAGAACTGGCACGGTACCGACAACTTCACGGTTCAGGTGTCCGACGGCAAGGGCGGCACGGTCAGCCAGACCGTGGCCATCACCGTCAACGCCCAGGCCGACGCGGCGACCATCACGGCGCAGAACGTCAGTGCGGCGGCCCAGTCCGGCTCCACCATCACCGCCAGCGGCGGCTATGCCCAGGGCGGGTCGGGCTCGGACATCATCAACGGCAGCAGCGCCGGCGATGTGCTGTACGGTGACGATCCGTCGGGCGACACCGCGGTGACCGTCAACCTGAGCATCTCCGCCACGGCGGTGTCGGGCGAGTCGGTGGCCTCCATCACCCTGTCCAACCTGCCGGGCGGTGCGGTGCTCAACCATGGTGTCCAGAACGCCGATGGCAGCTGGACCCTGACCCCGGCCGACCTGACCGGCCTGACCCTGACGTCGAACAACGGCATCGGCGGCACCGTCGACGTGGCGGTGACCACCCAGGACGGCACCAGCACGGCGGTGACCAATTCGTCGTTCAACGTCTCGTTCTCGGGCGGCTTCAACGACACCCTCACCGGCGGCGCGGGCGCCGACACCATGTATGGCGGCGCCGGCAACGACGTCTTCAAGGTGACGGGCGCCACCGAAAGCGCCGGCGACATCTATGACGGCGGTTCGGGCATCGATACCGTCCTGGGCAGCTCGGGCAACGACGTGATCAACGTCACCAGCAACCTGGGCAACATGCGCTCCATCGAGGTGATCGACGGCGGCGCCGGCACGGATACCCTGCTGGCCGGTTCGGGCAACGACTATCTCGACTTCTCCAACACCACCATCCGCAATGTGGAGGTGATCGACACCGGCGCCGGCAACGACATCATCATCGGTTCGGCGGGCGCCGACACCATCATGACCGGTAGTGGCAACGACACCGTCGTGGCGGTGGGCGGCACGACCGCCGGCGACGTGTATGACGGCGGCACCGGGACCGACACCCTGAACGTCGATCTCTCGCCGGCCCAGTACACCCAGGCGGTCCGTACCGAGCTGATGAGCTTCGCCTCGTTCGTCGCCGATGCGGCCAACGCCGGCAAGCCCTTCATCTTCCAGAGCCTGGGCGGCCTCAAGGTGACCAACTTCGAGCAGCTGCAGGTGACGGTGGACGGCAACGACGTCGACCTCAACCACCCGCCGCAGGTGACCAGCGTCGAGACCAACTACACCGCCGGCCATGCGGACGGCACGGTGCATGCGGTCGACTCCGACGGCGACACCATGTCCTACTCGTTCGGCACCAACGCCAACGGCTCGCCCATCACCTCGATGACCACCGCGCACGGCACGGTGACCATCGACGCCTCGACCGGCGAGTACCACTTCACCGCCACGGATTCCAACTACAAGGGCACCGACCAGTTCAGCGTCACCGTCAAGGACGGCATGGGCGGCACCACCACCCAAAAGGTCACCCTGGACTTCAACCCGGGCGACGACGCCACCGTGGTGACCGGCCCCACCAACCTGGGCGCCGGGACCGAGGATACCCAGGTGTTCATCAAGTCCAGCGACCTGCTGGCCAATTCCACCGACGTGGACAACACCCTGCACGTGGCCAACCTGTCGGGCGTCGATTCGCACGGCAACACGGTGGGCAGCTTCGTGCATGCGGTGGATGCCGACGGCAATGACGGCTGGGCGTTTACGCCCAACGCCAATTTCGCCGGCGACGTCACCGTCAATTACGACGTGGTGACCGATACGGGCATCGCCACCCACACCAGCGGCTCGCTGCATGTGGACGCGGTGGCCGACGCCGCCACCTTCAGCGCCTCCATCGGGGCCAACGGCGCCTCGGTCGCCCATCTGGGCAACGACAGCAAGCAGGTCAACCTGTATGTCAACGACACCAGCAGCGGCACCGCCGGCTTCAACATCTATCTCGGCGGCACCAATCTGGGCTACTTCTCGGTCAATCGCAGCTACAGCGCCGACAAGGCCATTTCGCTGACCCTGACCGACGACCAGCATAACCAGCTGCTGAACGGCGCCGACATCAAGGTGGTGGATAATGACGGCTACAACACCCGCGACGTGCTGGTGGACAGGATCCAGGTGGACGGCCTCACCTTCCAGGCCGAGAACGGCATCCTGTCGGGCGCCAGCACCACCACCGGCGGTTACGGTGTTTCCAGTGAAACCTATGTCCGCCTGAACAACGTGGGCTCGTCGGTGACCTTCGACTTCGACTCCTCGGTCACCCACACCGCCAGCGGCTATCATATCGATCTCACCGGCCACACCAACGACACCGACGGATCGGAGACGCTGAGCTACCACATCGACGCCTTGCCCACCGGCGCCTCGCTGGCCTATACGGGCAACGAGGGCACCCTGGTGCACAACACCGACGGCAGCTGGGACTTCAACGTCGACAGCTCCCACTACGACGGCGCGGTGTCCCTCAACCTGAACGTGGCGCAGGGCACCCAGGGCTTCGACGTCCATGTCTCGGCCGACACCGTCGAGGCCAGCAACCTGGATATCGCCAGCGTCGATAATACCGTCCATTGCGACGGCGCCGTCGGCGGCGGCTCGTCCATCCCCGGCATCACCCTGGTGGGCAATTCCGGCAACGACGACATCATCGGCACCAACGGCAACGATCTGCTGCTGGGCGGCAAGGGCGGCGCCACCTATCGCTACTCGGGCGGCAGCCATGGCGGCGGCGGCTCGAATGGCGGCTGGAGCGTCACCCAGGCCGACACCAACGACGTGATCAGCGCGGGCGCCGGCGACGACGTGATCTACGGCGACGCCAAGATGGTGGGCGGCCAGGTCTATGTCACCGGTGCCGGCAATGACGTGCTGGACGGCGGTTCGGGCAACGACCAGATCCATGGCGGTGCCGGCAACGACACCATCATCGGCGGCACCGGCGACGACGTCATGTGGGGCGACCAGGGCAACGACACCTTCCTGTTCGACTTCGGCTTCGGCCACGACGTGGTGGACGGCGGCCGCGGTTCGTCCTGGACGGATACGCTGGATCTCACCCACGACACTCAGATCACCTCGGTCAACATCGAGGGCGTGTCGGGCTGGGCGGTCAGCGTCGATGCCGAGGGTCACCATGTGGCGCAGTCGGTCACCGGCGCCAAGGACGCCCACGGCACGGTCATCGTCACCAACAACGACGGCAGCCAGGACACCATCGAATTCCACAATGTGGAAAAGATCACCTGGTAA